The DNA window GCCGGGAGCGATGCCGCCGGGAGCGGTACCGACGAGGCTCCGCCGGATCCGGCCGACGCCTCCGACGCCGGTCCCGACCGTGACGGCGAAGACGCCCGCGACGACGGCGTGATCCTCGACGCGGACGACGCGGACGCAACCGACGCCGCGGACGACCGCGACCGCGGCGAGTGGCCGGAGGTCGAGGCGGACGACGACGATACGGCGTTCGAGACGACGCCCTGGCCCGAACAGCAGGCCGAAGACGAGGGGTTCGACGCCGAGGTCGGCGGGGACGGCGACAGCGGCGTCGAGTTCGGCGGTCTCACCCCGGAGGTCGCGGAGTCCGGTGCGGGCTCCGCGGACGCGGAGTACGTCGAGCCGGCGGAGCGCCGGTCATCAACCGGATCCGCGGGCGGCGTCGAAGGCGGTAGTGGACCGAACGAGCCCGCCGCCGAGGCGGCGGACGACGGCCCCGGATCCGGGATCACCCGCGAGGAGAGCCCCGAGTTGGAGCCGGAGGGTACGGGGACGACTCCGACGGAGTACTACTGTCCCGAGTGCGGCATGACCGTCGGGTCCGACGGCAGTTCGATGCGAGCGGGCGACATCTGTCCCGAGTGTAAACGAGGCTACGTCGCGGAACGCCCGCAGTAGTCGCCGGACCGGCGCGTTTCGACCTCCCTCTCACCGTTCCGTTTCTCGTCGTTTCGAGCCTCGAGCCCGGCGTGTGACGCCGGTTCTCCGTGACGAAACTGGTTTACGCGACCCTGTCGAACGGTCGCGGCATGAAGCAGTACAAGATGCGTCGCGGCGAGCATCTCGACGAGCGCATGCCGGATCTCAAAGGCTCCATCGAGGAGTACTTCGGCGAGGTCACCGGCACCGAGGAGTACGACGGCCACGAGCTGTACGTGGTCGAGGATCCCGAGAACCCCGTCTTCGAGCGGATCGTCGCCGGTGCGGCCGAGTACAGCGGCAAGAAGGACAAGCTCGCGGTCCACTTCGAGGAACGCCCGGCCGAGGAGGTCATCGCCGAGGGGAACGCCGACGCCGCCGCCGACGCGGTCGACGCGAAGAACTCCTTCCTGCTCGAGGCCACCGGCCGCGACGCGAAGTCCCGACGGGACTCGCTGAAACGCGAGGTCGAGGACGACGCCCCCGACTACTGACGTTCTCCCCCGACTCCCGACGCCTCCGCTCCCGTTCTCGCCGGCGACCGTCACCCCTCGAGCGACGCGGCCGTCTCGAGATCGTGTTTCCTCTCCGCCGCGGAGCCGTCTCTCTCGCTCTCACGGCCGATCCGTCGCGTCCGCCCTTGTCATGAATATTAATTCAATATTGAGTTAAAAATCAGCAGCTTTAAGCACGCCGGCCGACAACGGAAGGTATGAGCATCGAGACGATCCTGTTAGCGGTCGGAACCGAGGACGAGAAACGAACCGAGCGGCTCGCCGCGGAGGCGACGAGCGTCGCGAAGCCAACCGGGGCCACGGTCGTCCTCGCGCACGTGTTCGGCGACGACGAGTTCGCCGAGGTCCGGTCGAACCTCGGCGTCGACGCCGAGAGCGAGGGGTCGACCCCCGACGCGGTCGCGGAACGGCACACCACCACCAGATCCATCTCGAAGGCGCTCTCGGCGGCGGGCGTGAACCACGAGATCCGCGGCGCGGTCGGCGACCACGCCGACGAGATCGTCGCGCTGGCCGAGGAGACCGACGCCGACCGCGTCGTCGTCGGCGGTCGCCACCGCTCGCCGACCGGCAAGGCGGTCTTCGGCAGCGTCGCACAGGACGTGATCCTCTCCGCGCCGTGTCCGGTGACGTTCGTGCGCGAGGAGCCCGTCGAGTCGAAACGCCGCGTCGCGCCCTGACTCCGGTCTCGGGCGTTCCCTTTCGACGATCTACGTTCGACCGGTCGCGATCGACCGCGTCGCCCGAACCGTCCCGATTAAGTGGTAACGGGGCCCTCTTTCCGCCGATGGCTTACTACGTGGGCGTCGACCTCGGCGCGACGAACGTCCGCGCGGTCGTCGGCGACGAGACGGCGACCGTGCTCGGCTCCGACGCGCGCGGCACCCCCCGTGGCCCGACCGGCATCGCCGTCACCGAGGCGGTGTTGAGCGTCGTCCGAAACGCGTGCGCGGAGGCCGGCGTCGATCCGGACGCGGTCGCCGCCGCCGGGATCGGCTCCATCGGTCCGCTCGACCTCGCGGCCGGGGTCGTGTTGAACCCGGCGAACCTCCCGGACACCGTCGAGCGGATCCCGCTCGTCGGCCCGGTCTCGCGGCTGCTCGACACCGAGGAGGTCCACCTCCACAACGACACCAACGCGGGCGTGATCGGCGAGCGCTTCCACTCCGAGCGCAACCCCGACGACATGGTGTACCTCACCGTCTCCTCGGGGATCGGCGCGGGCGTCGCCGTCGACGGCAACGTCCTCTCGGGGTGGGACGGCAACGCGGGCGAGGTCGGCCACATGACCGTCGACCCGCACGGGTTCATGACCTGCGGGTGCGGCCTCGACGGCCACTGGGAGGGGTACTGCTCCGGCAACAACATCCCGAAGTACGCCCGCGAGCTCCACGAGGAGGACCCCATCGAGACCGCGCTCCCGATCGAGGACCCCGACTTCTCCGCGGTCGACGTCTTCGAGGCCGCCGGCTCGGACACCTTCGCCGACCACGTGATAGACCAGCTCGCCCACTGGAACGCGATGGGGGTCGCGAACGTGATCCACGCGTACGCCCCGCTCGTCGTCAGCGTCGGCGGCGCGGTCGCGCTCAACAATCCCGAGCGCGTCCTCGATCCGGTCCGCGAGAAGCTCGCGGAGATGGTGTTCATCAACGTCCCGGAGATCCGGCTCACCGAACTCGGCGACGACGTCGTCGTCAAGGGCGCGCTCGCGAGCGCGCTCACCGGCGGGACCGGCGACCGCTCGCGCGTCGAGTCGCCCCCGTAGGCGGACGATCTCCGGTTCCCCTCCCGATTACTCCTCGAACTCGTCCCGCTCGGGAGTCGCCTCCGGGCCGCGTCCGTCGCCCGTCGCGCCGCTCCCTCTCGCGTTCCGCGTCGCGAGGTACGCGTCTCGATACCGCCAGATCTTCCGGAGGAGGACGTAGCCGAACGCGCCTTGGAAGACGACGACGAACCCGAACAGCGCGAGGACCTGCGGGAGGCCGAACAGTCCCGAGGCGATCGCCGTCACCGGCCCCACGAGGGTGTTGTACAGCGCGTGGATCGTCGCCGCGATCACGAGTCCCTTGATCACGATCGGCCCGCGGTTCTCGGGGTTGAACTTCGCGAGCCCCAGGTAGTAGCCCGCGAAGGCCGAGTAGACGACGTGGCCGGGGCCGGCGAGCGCGCGAAGCGCGGCGATCCCGTCGCCCGCGCCGAGCGCCGCGAGGCCGAGCGAGAGCTCCGCGATGTCGACGCTCCGTGCGATGTACAGGAGGTTCTCGATGACGGCGAAGCCGAGCCCGGCGATCGCGCCGTACACCGCGCCGTCGATCACGGCGTCGAACCGCTCGTCGGTGTACGCGTACAGCCGCACCGCGAGCAGCTTCACCGTCTCCTCTATCGGACCGACGATGACGAAGAAGAAGAGGATCGTCCCGAGGAACCCGAGCGGTTCGAAGAGCGGGCGAGCCGCGCCGTTGAGGACCGCCGCGAACGTCGCGGTCAGTACGGACAACAGGAACGTCGCGACCAGAAGCGAGAGCGGCTCGCCGGTCGTGACGTCGGAGACGTACACGTACGCCGCGAGCCCGAGCGCGGGGACGGTCGACAGCGCCAGCAACACGGCGATGGCGGGATCGAAGATCAGTCCCACGCCGAAGGAGGCGAAGATGCTGAGGAGGATCACTCCGGCCAGCAGCACGAGGAGCGCCTTCGCCGAGCGCGTGAGAAGCCAGTACAACGCGACCGCGAGCCCGTCGAGGGAGGTGCGCTCCTCCCACGTGGCGACGTCGTAGAGGTCGCGGTCGCCGTCGTCGCCCCGCTCGACGGGGTCCGACCGTGAGTCCATGCGACGCAGTTCGGCTCCGCCCAACTTAATGGGTCGCCGTGGCGGTCAGTGTTGTCGCGGCGACGGGTGCCGGCGACCGCGCTCCCCGTCGTCGTCGAATTCCCTCGTCTCGCCGTCGTCGAATTCGCTTGCTCCCGTCGTCGTCCGGTCCGCCGGACACCGGAGGTTCAAGCGGTCGCGGCCGAAACCCCCGGACATGGACGCCGACGAACGACGCGAGAACGCGAGCGAGCGGCGAGCGAGTCGAGGTGTGCGGTCGTGAACGCGCGGGTCCGCGGGATCTACGCGACCGCGCTGACGCGACTCCTGCTCGAGGCCGACCACACGGTCGTCGACGCCTCGCCGCCGATCCGGCGACGCTTCGACGCGACGTTCCCCGCCGCCCCGCCCGACGCCGCGATCGAGACGACCGACGACCGCCAGGGCGTCGGCGTCGCCGGCGATCCCGACGCGGTCGCCGCGATCCGGGACCGCCTCGTCGACGTCGGGATCGACGCGCTCGCGTGGACCGATCCGACGCCCGTCGGGACCGTCCTTGACGGCGAGGTGGTGGAGACGCTCGGCGGCGGCGCGGTCCTCGAGTTGGCTGTCGGATCCGGCGGCGACTCCTCCCGGGACGAGACGGCCGCGGACGACGCCCCCGTTCCGGACGGCCCCGTCGAGGGGTATCTCCCGTACGGGAACGTCGACGCGCGGGTCGAAACCGGCGATCGGGTCCGAACCCAGGTGCGGTCGTCGGCCGCGCCCTGGGAGTCGCGTCGGCCGGAACTGGACGCGGCGCTCCGGGTCGGAACCGGCCTCGTCACCCTGGAGCCGGGCTCGGGGACCCGCGTCGACGTTCGCGACGACGAGGCGGCCCGCGAGCTGGCGGGGATGACCGAGCTCCTCGGGATCGAGCCGCCCGACGGGTGGCGCGCGGTCTGGGGGCCGGCCGCGCTCGACGCCGACGTGGACGACCTCGAGGCGGGGCTGGAACGCGCCGTGAGCGAGGCCGAGCGGCTCGCGGAGGCGGTCGGCGTCGGCGACGCGGACGACCGCGACGCCGGCGGTGTCGGCCTCCTCGCGGACTCCGCGGAGACGCGCGCCGAGCCGCTCGCCCGCCCGAACGCCGGCGCGTGGGTCTGGTTCGGCCGCGAGTCGCGCTTCGCGCTCGACGCAGTCCGCCGGAAGGTGACCGCGACGATGCCGGGCCACCACCGGATCAAGGCCGGCTCCGGGTCGGCGTCCGCCGGCGTCGACTTCGCGGAGGCGATCTGCGATCCGGATCCCGACGCCGACTTCCCCGTTTCCGCCGTTCGCGACGCCTTCGGCCCGACGGAGGGCGACCGGCTCCGGATCGAACACGGCAAGCCCGACGGCCGGCTGATCACCCTCGGCGAGGGAACGGTGACCGCGGTCGACGACGACGGATCGATCACCGTCGAGCGGGAGATGACGCCCGGCGGGGACTACGACGGGCTCGGCACCCGCCGTGAGGCCGGTGACGTGGCGACGACGAGCCTCAAGGAGGGTCGGTGGTGGTACCCCACCACCTACCGGGGCTCCGACGGGACGGTGAAGGGGACCTACGTCAACGTCTGTACCCCCGTCGAGGTCTTCCCGGACGCCGCCCGCTACGTCGACCTCCACGTCGACGTGATCAAACACCCCGACGGGACGGTCGAGCGCGTCGACGACGAGGTCCTCGGCGAGTCCGTCGCGGCCGGCCACGTCGACGAGGCGCTCGCCGAGAAGGCGCGGAGCGTGGCCTCGGCGCTGGAGAACGCGCTGTAGCCGGGGAGATCTCGAAACGCGTCCCGCTCAGAAGTGGTTCGAGGCGTCCGTCTCGTGGCGGAGCTCGCCGCCGCGGCCGCCCTCGACGGTCGAGGCCCCCTGGTCGCCGGAGGAGGGGACTCGGACCGTGACGTCGGTGACCGCCTCGAAGTCGGTGATGAGGTCGCGGCGGATGTTCTCGGCGGTGATGTTCGAGACGCCACAGCCCGCACAGCCGCCGCCGAGTTCGACGACGACCTCGCCGGTCTCCGGGTCGGCCTCGCGCACGACGCTCGTCCCGCCGTGCATCTGGATGATCGGCATCTGGCCGACCATCCACGTCTCGATCCGCTCCGCGAGGCTCTCGTCGCTCATTACCTCCCCTTCGCGCCCGAACCTTTGGAAGGTTGCGGTTTGGGAGTCGCTCGCATCGTCGAAACGAACTACCTCACCGTCGATGACCGGAGACTCGCGGGGGCCCTCGTCCGGCCTCACTCGTCCCGACCGTCCCGACTCGCCGGCGGGTCGGGTCCGCCGTCGCCCGGGTCCTCGCCGGCGTCCGGCCGCGCCGTCTCCTCCTCGGCCGACGGGGGTCCGTCCGCCGCCGCGCTCGGAAGCCGCGTCGGGTCCGCGTCGTCGCCGCCGTGAAGCGAGTCGTCGCGCTCGAGGAGGTACAGGAGCGGCCCCAACGCGACCACCACGAGGACGCCCGGGATCGGCGCGTCGGGGACGAGAAGCGCCGTGGCCGCCCCCGTTCCCCCGGCGAGCAGAACGAGACCGGCCCACAGCGCCGGCGATCCCGTCTCGACGCCGACCCGCGTCGCGTCGCGGTGGACGAGCGCGGCCGCCAGCGCGAGGAGGAGCCCGCCGGCGACGGCTGCCAGTGACATGGAGCGGGTACGGGGGAGACGAAAAAAAGGGTGTCGCGAGCGCGCCGTCGCCGAAGGGGATCGGGGGTCGTCGCCGGAGGGTCAGGGGGCCTCGCCGGTCTCGATGGTGAAGGAGTCGCGGGGGTACGCGACGCAAGTGAGCGTGTAGCCGTCCCCGAGTTCGTCCTCGTCGAGCATCTGCTGGTTGTCGTGTTCGACGAAGTCCTCGGAGGGGCCGTCCGTGATGTGTCCGGCACACGAGACGCACTGTCCCTGCCGGCAGGCGTACGGGAGGTCCCATCCCTGCTCTTCGCCCTGATCGAGGATCGGCTCGTTGTTCGCCAGTTCGACCGTCTCGCCCTGCTTCGCGAACTCGACCTCGAAGTACTCGATCTCGTCCTCGGGGATGTCGCCGGGGCCGGCGCTCGCCGAGCCGCCCTCCTCGAGTTCGCCCTCGCCGCCCTCGCCGCTCGCCGGGATCGCGCCGCCGCCACCGCCGCCCGCGCCGATCGCGCGGTTGCCGGGCTCGGGGAAGCCGGGATCCGGGAGGGACTCGGCGCGCCGTTCGACGATCTCGTCGGAGATGTCCTCGGTGGGTTCCCACCCCGTCCCCTTCAGCGTACTGACGAGAACGACCGTCAGCGTCGCGATCGCTGCGAGCGCGATCGGCAGTGGGTCAAGCATACCGACGACTATGGAGAGGTGGTTTAATACCGTTTTGATCGGGCCAACGCTCCGGGAATTCACCCCGCGGATCGGGGCGACGTGGCCCCGCGAACCGGCGTCGTCCGCCCTCCCGCGAACCGCGTCGTGTGGCACCCGAGAACCGCGTCGCGTGCCACTCCGCTGAGCAGTACCGCGTGGCGTCCGCAGTGCCGGCGTGCGAACGCGGAACGGGTCCTTTATCGGCGCGCCGGTCGATCGGGCGGTCATGCAGGTGAAATCCCGTCACCACCTCCGAAGCGACGAGATCGCGGCGATCCGCGAGGCGGTCGCCGACCACCTCGGCGTCGACGTCGACGGAGAGACGTTCGAGCTCGTCGAGTTCGTCGACGCGAACTACGAGCTGGTGCTCGTCGACGGCGAGCCGGCGGTCTTCTACGTCGACGACGACGAGCCGTTCCTCACCGTCCGGGGGGCGAACGACTACGAGCCCGAGACGGGCGTCGTCACCGTCGACGCGGGCGCGATCTCGTTCGTCTCCGACGGCGCGGACGTGATGCGGCCGGGCATCGTCGAGGCGGACGCGGCGATCCGCGAGGGCGACCTCGTCGTGATCGCGGAGGAGACCCACGGGAAGGTGCTCGCGGTCGGCCGCGCGATGGTCGACGGCGACGAGATGGTCGGCGACAGCGGGAAGGTCGTCTCCTCGATCCACCACGTCGGCGACGAGCTCTACGAGTTCTCGGCGTGAGGGCCCCGTTCGGGATCGATCACTCGGCCGTCGCCGTACGATAGACGGCGGCACCGGACACGAGCGCGATCGCCAACCCGGCACCCGCCCCCATCGTGAGTCCGGTCGAGACCTCGCCGCCCATGACCCGTGCCATCACGATCCCCCACCCGGCACCGATGCCGACGCCGATCCCGATCCCCGCGCCGATGGCTCTCGAGCGGATCGCGTCCTCGGTCGCGCTCATACCGTCTCCCTGTCGTTCTCACGCGTATCAAGGTTCGGACGGACGAGTCTCGGACTTTCGGTCCGTGCTGACCGCTCACCGTCCGGTGAGAGACGTTCCAGACAAGCCACGTGTCTCGATCGAGACCGCGTCGACGAAACGGGAGCGTCGCCTCAGTCCTCGAGCTCGAAGGCGATCTCGACTTCGGCCTGGTACTCCCGTTCCGGCGCGTTCTTGATCTCCACGCCGAACTCCTGTACTTCTGCCCAGTAGACGTTATCCAGGGTGTCCTCGGCTCGGTCGATCGCCTCGTCCGCGGCGGCGTCGAAGCTCTCCTCGCTCGTTCCGATCAGCGTGATCTTCTTGAACACCATGCGTGCCGGTTGATCGCACGCCATTATAAAACCGTCCGCGGATCGTGGGTCGATCGCCGGACCGCCGGCTCCGTTCAGGGGCTCCCCGGCGCTCCCTCCATCACGGAGAAGTCGTCGCCGTCGGGGTCGACGCCGATCACCGCCCAGTCGTAGGGGGGCTTCAGCGACGTGAGCCGCTCCTGGAGGTCGTCGGCGTTCGTCCGCCACGTGACGAAACAACGGAGTCGCGGCGTCTCCCCACCGTCCGTGAGATACGGGCCCAGATCGTCGTCCTCCATACACAGCGCCGTGACGAGGACGCGTCGCCACTTTCGCTCCGCGACGAACTCGCGTCCGCCCTCGGAGACGCTGTATCCGAGCTCACGAAAGACGTCTCTGGCCTCCGTCGTCGGTGGGATGCTCGCAGTGGCCATCGATCCGACCGTTGATCGGGATCCGTGATAAACTTTCTCACGGTTCTCGGGATCGCACATCCCCGCGTTCGCCCCGCACGCGCCGGCTCGTGCGACTCACTCGTGGGCGGCGTCCCACTCGTCCGGCTTCCGGAGGTTGCCGCAGTCGGTACACTGGATCCGCCCCATCGTGTCCATCGCCGTGTCGAGCGAGCCGCAGTTCCCGCACGCGAACCCCCACCGATCGGCGGCGTCCGCGTCCGTGTAGACGAGGTAGAAGGGCCCCTCCGCCCCGCGTTCGGCGCGCGTTCGGTCGATGTACACCCGCTCGCCGTCCGCGGTCGTCGACGCGTCGAGTTCCATACCGTACGGTACTCGGTCGAGCGACTTAAGAAGCGAGACACGGCTCGGGACCGCCCGGCCCTCAGGTCCGGAACGACTCCCCGCAGCCGCACTCGGAGACGACGTTCGGGTTCTCGACGTGGAAGCCGGCGGCCTGGAGGCCGCTCTCGTAGTCGAGTTTGCTGCCGCCGATGTAGTTCCGGCTGGCGGGGTCGACGAACACCCGCAGCCCGTGGTGCTCGACGACGAGGTCGTCCGGCTCCGGCTCGGTGTCGAAGCGCATCCCGTAGGAGAGCCCCGCACAGCCGCCCTGCTGGACGAACAGCCGGAGCCCCGCCTCGTCGGTGTCGAGCTCTTCGCCCTCCAGAAGCGAGAGCGCCTCCGCGGCGGCCTCCGGCGTCACCTCGATCGCCGGATCGTCGCCGCCTCCCTGAACCGATTCGGTGCTCATACGCCGAGATACCCGTCGCAGGATGAAAACCCTGGCGGTGTAAACGGGTGACATGACTCTCGGTAACATGCCACGTATCGGCGGCCCGCCGATCGGGAGAGTCACGCCGATCCGGCGGTCGAGCCGTCCGGACCGTCCCGCAGGGCCGCGCGGAGCCCGACCTCGGCGACGTTGATCCCGTACTCGGCGGTGCGCGTGATGCTGTCGAGCACCGTCGCGAGCACGTACCCGTCCGCGAGGCTCCGCTCGTAGAGCTCCCGATCGACCCGCCGCGCCTCCTCGAGGAGGTCCTCGGCGTCGGCGATCGCCGTCCCGAGCGTCCGCGGGTCACACTCCCCGATCGTCTCCGAGAACGCCCGCTCGACCGTCGCCCGCGCGTCGGTCGCGAGCCGGTCGAGGTCCGCCGCGACCGGGTCCGCGGGCGGCTCCGCGATCGCCTCGGCGGCCTCGGCGATCTTCGTCGCGTGGTCCGCGACCCGCTCCAGCTGCCTGGCGACGGCGTAGTGGTCGAACGGGGTGAGGCCCCCGTCGCCGTCCGCCGGGACCTCGACGAGAGAGCGCTGGAACTCGCGGGAGAGGAGGCCGAACAGCCGGTCCACGTCGTCGTCCTGGTCGCGGACGCGCCCTCCGGCCTCGCCGTCTCCAGCGAGCGCGGCCGCGACGGCGTCCCCGTGCATCGTCAGGGTCCGGTCCGCCATCCGCTCCAGCGTCCGCGTCGGCGGGAGGTCCGCGACGTCGAGCATCGTCCGCGCGACCACCGCCTCCTCCGTTTCCTCCGCGATCTCGATCCCGACGAGGCCGGCGACCGCGTCGCGGACGGCCGCCCGCCCGGCGCGGTCCGGAGCGCCGTCGACGCGGACGACGTCGGCACCGGCGACGTACGCGGCGGCGACCAGCCGCTCGATCCCGGTCGGGTCGTGTCGTGCCGCCGACAGCGACACCGTCCGCTCTCCCCCTCCGCCTCCGGCGGGGCGAGGAGCAGCCGGCCGCCCCTCGGGTAGAGGTGGAGGGTGTCCCCTGTGTCGAGCGAGCGGTCGTTCGCCCACCCCTTCGGCAGCGAGACCGTGTACGTCGTCCCCCGGTGAGCTGGATCTTCCGCTCGTACGGGTCCGTTCCGTCGTTCATCTCCGGGCGATCCGCGCTGCGTCCGTCGGTCCGTCCTCGCCTCGGCTCCGGTCGGGTACGGGTACCATGCCGCAGGGTACCCGACCGACGATCATGTACCCTGCTATGTGGGATACGTGCCGCTCGGGTCCCCAACCGAGCGCTCCCGTGACCTCATACCCGATCGGATCTCTCAATAGCGATATATATCCGCTTCCGAGTCGCGTCGCCGGTCGGCGGGCGATCGCGGTCCGGTTTCATAGTGTTTATTGTAAGTCATTTCCGGTGCTCCCCCGACCCGTCCTGGCGGAGCACCGGTAAACAGTTACAATAAACACTATCAGGCCGCGTCATCGGCGACGGGAGTCGATCCGTCATCGGCGACGGGAGCCGATCCGTCGTTGGCGACAGTAGCCGATCCGTCCTCGGCGACGGGAACCGATCCGTCGGCGGCCGCGGGGTCGGACACGCCGGGGTCGCGTCCGCCGGCGATCGTGACGTCGCGTTTCGGGTACGGGATCTCGATGTCCGCGTCGGCGAGCGCCTTGTACAGCGCGCGGTTGATCTCGTGTTGGGCGCGTCGTCGTCGGGTCGGACCCTTGACCCAACAGAGCAGCTCGTACTGGAGCGCCGAGTCGCCGAACGAGCGGAGCCGCGCCCGCGGGCGCGGCGAGTCGAGGACCAGCGGCTCCGCCAGCGCCACGTCGATCGCGAGCGCCTCGAAGGCGTCGACGTCGGTGCCGTAGGCGACGCCGATCGGGACCCGGACGCGACGGCGACGCTGCGGCGCGGACTCGTTCGTCACCTTCGCCGCGTTGAGCGCGGCGTTGGGGACGGTCACCATCACCTCGTCGCGGGTGAGAAGCGTCGTCGAGCGGACGCCGACCTTGATGACGGTGCCCGCGGTGCCGTCGTCGAGTACGATGTAGTCGCCGATCTTGTAGGTGTCGTCGAAGTAGAGCGCGATGCCGCCGAAGAAGTTCGCGACGGTGTCCTTCGCGGCGAAGCCGACGGCGATGCCGGCGACGCCGGCCGCGCCGAGGAGCGGCGTGATCTCGATGCCCCACAGCCACAGCAGCGACCCCACGCTCCCGAGGAGGACGGCGAGACTCCAGACGTTCGAGAAGACGGGCGCGAAGTCGAACCGGCTCCCCTCCGCGTTGACGGCGGCGACGAGCCGGTTCACGACCGCGTTGGCCGCGTACGCCCAGACGAGGATCACGACCGACAGCGAGGGGCGGCCGAAGAGGTCGTCGAGCAGCCCCGGGTCCACGACCACCGACGCCCGGACCGCGGGCATCTGCGTGAGCACGTACACGCCCGCCAGCGCGGCGGTGACGACGAGCGGCGCGCGCAGCGAGTCGATGACGATGTCGTCGTACTCGCCGTCCGTGGTCGCGACGTACCGTCGGGCGACGCGGAGGACGACGAACTCCATGCCCACGGCGGCGACGACGGAGATAAGGAGCACCGCGACCGTCGCCTCGACCGCGGTGAGCCCCTCGAACGCCCCGATCAGCGACGGTATCATGACTTCGAGAGGTCGTTGCGGGAAATAACCGTTTCTGCCGGGAGCGACGTCGCTATCGACGTCGTCCGTCGTCCGCCCTCCCGGCGGGCGCGAGGAGGTCGACGAGTTCGTGGAGGCTCCCGACCTCGACGGTCGGCTCCGCGTCGAGGTCGAGCGCGGCGTTGTGCTCGCGCCGGACCAGGACGCTCTCGAGGCCCGCCCGCTCGGCGGCGATCACGTCGGTCGCGCGGTCGCCGACGTAGACCCCGCCGGACGCGTCGAGCGCGTCGAGCGCCTCGTTCAGGTAGTACGGGTCGGGCTTCCGGCGGTCGAACCCGTCGGGCCCGAGGTCGCGGCCCCGGACGTACTCGAACTCGGTCAGCCGGAAGTGGTCGACGACGAACTCCACCGTCGGGTGGTAGTTGTTGCTCACCAGCCCCACGGTCGCGCGCTCCGCGATCGGCTCGAGCGCGTCGACGTCGGGACACAGCGTCCGGACGCCGGCCGCCAGCCGGGAGACGGTCCGCTTCGCGCTGCGCTCCTCCCGCGCCGAGAAGAGCGCGTCGGGGTCGACGTCGAGCCGCCCGCAGGCGGCGCGGAACGCGTCGTCGTACTCGTACGTCGCGAGCGCGCCGCGGAGGTCGTCGTCGATCTCCAGGTCGCGCTCCTCCAGGACGTCGTCGAGGGCGCGGGCGTGGACCGCGGCCTCGGTCCCCCGCCCGTCGAGGATCACGCCGTCCATGTCGAAGAGGACGACCCCGTCGCCGGCCGCGTCGACGACCTTCATCGGGTGAGCCCCCGTGCGTACGCCGAGAGTCCCTCGCTCGCGAGGACGACGCCGAGGATGACGATCAGGATGGTCGCCACCGACTGCCAGGCGAAGGCGTTGACGGCGCGGAACAGCTGGACGCCGATGCCGCCCGCGCCGACGAACCCGAGGATCGTCG is part of the Halorubrum aethiopicum genome and encodes:
- a CDS encoding DUF7093 family protein gives rise to the protein MGLRCLLGHDFSEPELEREREEDGGEVVTTVREVKTCARCGETQVVSENTEVTTMEQLTDQATAGASPADTTGASDASERAETPGSTGPADGPDGRGTPAEPSSRSGGADRSPDIDYDGVDAADPDADDAEILEDAPAEGEATVDGSADDAPVDAPVDAPVDDSAPGDAAVAADDEGAELIDDGPGPDVDAADAGSVDAGSDAAGSDAAGSDAAGSGTDEAPPDPADASDAGPDRDGEDARDDGVILDADDADATDAADDRDRGEWPEVEADDDDTAFETTPWPEQQAEDEGFDAEVGGDGDSGVEFGGLTPEVAESGAGSADAEYVEPAERRSSTGSAGGVEGGSGPNEPAAEAADDGPGSGITREESPELEPEGTGTTPTEYYCPECGMTVGSDGSSMRAGDICPECKRGYVAERPQ
- a CDS encoding universal stress protein — protein: MSIETILLAVGTEDEKRTERLAAEATSVAKPTGATVVLAHVFGDDEFAEVRSNLGVDAESEGSTPDAVAERHTTTRSISKALSAAGVNHEIRGAVGDHADEIVALAEETDADRVVVGGRHRSPTGKAVFGSVAQDVILSAPCPVTFVREEPVESKRRVAP
- a CDS encoding ROK family protein, with amino-acid sequence MAYYVGVDLGATNVRAVVGDETATVLGSDARGTPRGPTGIAVTEAVLSVVRNACAEAGVDPDAVAAAGIGSIGPLDLAAGVVLNPANLPDTVERIPLVGPVSRLLDTEEVHLHNDTNAGVIGERFHSERNPDDMVYLTVSSGIGAGVAVDGNVLSGWDGNAGEVGHMTVDPHGFMTCGCGLDGHWEGYCSGNNIPKYARELHEEDPIETALPIEDPDFSAVDVFEAAGSDTFADHVIDQLAHWNAMGVANVIHAYAPLVVSVGGAVALNNPERVLDPVREKLAEMVFINVPEIRLTELGDDVVVKGALASALTGGTGDRSRVESPP
- a CDS encoding DUF402 domain-containing protein yields the protein MNARVRGIYATALTRLLLEADHTVVDASPPIRRRFDATFPAAPPDAAIETTDDRQGVGVAGDPDAVAAIRDRLVDVGIDALAWTDPTPVGTVLDGEVVETLGGGAVLELAVGSGGDSSRDETAADDAPVPDGPVEGYLPYGNVDARVETGDRVRTQVRSSAAPWESRRPELDAALRVGTGLVTLEPGSGTRVDVRDDEAARELAGMTELLGIEPPDGWRAVWGPAALDADVDDLEAGLERAVSEAERLAEAVGVGDADDRDAGGVGLLADSAETRAEPLARPNAGAWVWFGRESRFALDAVRRKVTATMPGHHRIKAGSGSASAGVDFAEAICDPDPDADFPVSAVRDAFGPTEGDRLRIEHGKPDGRLITLGEGTVTAVDDDGSITVEREMTPGGDYDGLGTRREAGDVATTSLKEGRWWYPTTYRGSDGTVKGTYVNVCTPVEVFPDAARYVDLHVDVIKHPDGTVERVDDEVLGESVAAGHVDEALAEKARSVASALENAL
- a CDS encoding PrsW family intramembrane metalloprotease, whose product is MDSRSDPVERGDDGDRDLYDVATWEERTSLDGLAVALYWLLTRSAKALLVLLAGVILLSIFASFGVGLIFDPAIAVLLALSTVPALGLAAYVYVSDVTTGEPLSLLVATFLLSVLTATFAAVLNGAARPLFEPLGFLGTILFFFVIVGPIEETVKLLAVRLYAYTDERFDAVIDGAVYGAIAGLGFAVIENLLYIARSVDIAELSLGLAALGAGDGIAALRALAGPGHVVYSAFAGYYLGLAKFNPENRGPIVIKGLVIAATIHALYNTLVGPVTAIASGLFGLPQVLALFGFVVVFQGAFGYVLLRKIWRYRDAYLATRNARGSGATGDGRGPEATPERDEFEE
- a CDS encoding DUF5611 family protein, encoding MKQYKMRRGEHLDERMPDLKGSIEEYFGEVTGTEEYDGHELYVVEDPENPVFERIVAGAAEYSGKKDKLAVHFEERPAEEVIAEGNADAAADAVDAKNSFLLEATGRDAKSRRDSLKREVEDDAPDY
- a CDS encoding 2Fe-2S iron-sulfur cluster-binding protein, which encodes MLDPLPIALAAIATLTVVLVSTLKGTGWEPTEDISDEIVERRAESLPDPGFPEPGNRAIGAGGGGGGAIPASGEGGEGELEEGGSASAGPGDIPEDEIEYFEVEFAKQGETVELANNEPILDQGEEQGWDLPYACRQGQCVSCAGHITDGPSEDFVEHDNQQMLDEDELGDGYTLTCVAYPRDSFTIETGEAP
- a CDS encoding NifU family protein, which gives rise to MSDESLAERIETWMVGQMPIIQMHGGTSVVREADPETGEVVVELGGGCAGCGVSNITAENIRRDLITDFEAVTDVTVRVPSSGDQGASTVEGGRGGELRHETDASNHF